The genomic interval aaagtatatgtcctaaccgactagccaaaactagtttgttaacaagaaatttgtggagtggtagaaAAATTTGTTTAGTGActcctaagtgtacgtaaacgtttaacatatttaaatgtttaaattaaattaatttttaaatgctgcggtgaaggagagcctgcaggttttggcagcggtgtcggtggcactgtattgtcctcaaagcgagcaaagaagttaaggtaactgaactaaaccatcaccccgtagcactcacctctgtcatcatgaagtactttgagagactagtcaaggaccatatcacctccaccctacctgacaggcttgattaccaacaacgacgagatggcctacagggaggaggtgagggccctcggagtgtggtgtcaggaaaataacctcacactcaacgtcaacaaaacaaaggagatgatcgaggacttcaggaaacagcagagggagcacccccctatccacatcgatggaacagtagtggagaaggtagtaGGTTTTAAGTTCCTAGGCGTACACATCAacgacaaactgaattggtccacccacacagacagcgtcgtgaagaaagcgcagcagcgcctcttcaacctcagggggctgaagaaatttggcttgtcaccaaaaacactcacaaactattacagatgcacaatcgagagcatcctgtcgggctgtatcaccgcctggtacggcaactgctccgcccacaaccgtaaggctctccagagggtagtgaggtctgcacaacgcatcaccgggggaaaactacctgccctccaggacacctacaccacccgatgtcacaggaaggccataaagatcatcaaggacaacaaccacccgagccactgtctgttcaccccactatcatccagaaggcgaggtcagtacaggtgcatcaaagctgggaccgagagactgaaaaacagcttctatctcaaggccatcagactgttaaacagtcaccactaacattgagtggctgctgccaacacactgacactgacactgactcaactccagccacttcatATCATgtctacataccctacattactcatctcatatgtatatactgtagtccataccatctactgcatcttgcctatgccgtttggccatcgctcatccatatatttatatgcacaaattcttattcattcctttaaccttgtgtgtataaggtagttgttgtgaaattgttagatttcttgttagatattactgcacggtcggaactagaaggacaagcatttcgctacactcgcatttaaatctgctaaccatgtgtatgtgaccaataacatctgatttgaGATGTCACCTTGATACATACCGTCTACTACTCAATGAAGAGGGCATGAAAGGCAACAACGCAGTGCCCTTCGCTCCCGCACGACTAGCACTACTGTCCGGCAACGTAGCTTGAAGTAACTAGCTACCTAGTTACCTAGTGGAAACAGTACACCCATCGCCAATTCGTCAGTTTAATAACTGAACAtgtacaattgtgtgtgtgtgtaaaaaactaacagtgaaatacgaCTCAGACTCATCCTCCGGCTTAAAAAATCTCTGTATGGTAGCTCAATGTACGGTAGTTGCCTGGTAATACATGGGAGAGAAAAAACACCACAGCTCAATCAAAGCCGTCTCACCTATAGCAGAGAACTTTCTACCCACTCACCCTGTTCGCCATATTGGGATTCAGATACACACTTATCCCATTTcagtcacgtcctgaccttagttatctttgttttctttattatcttggttaggtcagggtgtgacatgggggatgtatgtgcTTTTGTTGCTGTCTAAGGGTTTTGTATGTCAGTTGCCTGCGTCTGCACTTATCATATACAGCTTCACgttggttttgttgttttgtaagtttgtttGTTCTTCGTTTCATTAAATAAGATGTATTCATATTGCCTTGGACTCATCCACGACAACGATCGTGACAATTTAATCTAACTGATGACAGAGACTTTTCTGCCAAACGTCCACTGAGTGACGCCAAGAAACCATTCAAATGTGTGCAGACTCGTTACAACTTTAGCtttttgtctgtctgtgaccAAATGAAAGTGGTCTTGTttcaattataatttttttttttagacctttAATTTATAGGTCTCCTGTTGagacagggggtaccagtacagagacaatgtggaggctatatacaagggtaccagtacagagacaatgtggaggctatatacagggggtaccagtacagagtcaatgtggaggctatatacagggggtaccagtacagagtcaatgtggaggctctatatatacaaggggtaccggtacagagtcaatgtggaggctatatatatacagggggtaccggtccagagtcaatgtggaggctatatacagggggtaccagtactgagtcaatgtggatgctctatatatacagggggtactggtaccgagtcaatctGTGGGGGTTTGTGGAGGTCATTTGTACGtgtaggtaggagtaaagtgactatgcatagataataaacagtgattagcagcagtgtaaaaacaaatgtaaatagtccgggtggccatttgatgagtTTAGTTGTTGAGCAGTCTAATGGCTTCATGTGCCAGATGTTAAGAATACAAACCGTTATCAAAAATGGCCCATTTGCGAGATTGACTTGTCATTTGTATAGACATAGACTACAGTCTAAAATCTGGGTTTATGATtcttaattacattttttgtcaTGGTTTGCTTAGATAAAGGCAGGTAGCCTATGGCCCCTGATAGGCCTACATCTAATTGAATATAGTCTACAGTAGCCCAGACAAGATGTAGACAAGATGTAGGCTGAACGATTTAGCAGCTTGCTTAGTTCAAATTAAGACTAATTTATTCAACATGAATAGTGAGGCGATTTCTCAATAAGAAGTGCTTGTTTCCCAATAGCCTGCTGAAATAGGCTATTAAGGATGGGGGGGGGTCATAATTTAATGAACTGAATATGCttgtcaacaacagccagtgtttatttttttatttgttttacctgTGGCCTAATCGGACCACTGTTACCGTCAATCTAATGCGTTCATAATAACAAAAAGGCTACAACATCAATAGACTGACGTCATAGGCTATTTATTACGTTGGTTCGTCAGCTATCTATTTTAAGATAAATATTTTATCGGCCGCGGTGCAATTTAAAAATATCCCAAAACCCCAACCCGCGCAATAAATTATCTGTCATGACATTGTTTTCAAAGTGGCCCAATATCAGTGGAAAACCTAAAACATGGCAACTCTGAGCATATTGTCTAGAACAAGCAAGCAGGGGGGCAAtcacgagctagcgagatcctatttgCGCGTTGTAGTattatttgcatatttctgttAGGGAACGCCTCCCTTGTGCATGTGCGCAAACTCAATTAGACCTTTCACTGCTTCTAAACAAAGCTTATATTTTTTTTAGACTTTGGCAAGGCGTCAAGTCTATAAAACTTAGTGCACTGTAATTGGTAACATATTTTATTTTGGGGAACCTAACAATAGATTAAAATCTGATATTTAatcgatgagaaaatgtgcagaatttcGGCCCAGTTTCATCTAGTTCCATCCTCTCCTACTACCCGAGACTggacttcctctcactaccatatttgatAGTGAGAAAAGGTTCTAAACGGATGCTTTTCAGCGTTCTAGCCCCTGTGACGTGTCTGGATTTCCCCGTCTGTACGTGATGAAACGGCTATTGTTGCATCCGCTAGACCCGGGTTCACTGAGTTATAATGAGAACACCCCCGTTTCATATGCGCTTATTGCAGCTTTGAGGTTTACAGGCACAGGAAATCGTTCCTTTTCCTGGATAGGCCGGAAAAAGTGAGTGATAGTCCTAAATATATTTCCTGTGTCTATGAACCTCACAGCTGCGCCAGTAATAGCGCATAtcatataaatatatacaaatataatatatataattttattttttattatatataaaaaaaagatgtagatatattttttattgcaacaataataacaatattacACATCAATACAGGGACATTCCTGTGAATACAATGAAAAACATGTAATAATAGATCACCAATTAGACATCAACAGACGTTCAGAGACATGACTTCTGTAATAGGGCATATGAATCAGGACAACCAGCACTTGTAAGCAGGGTCAAACGATTGATGTTTGCGCCTTTCACAGAGAGCGCTGTACACAGCAATATCGGTTGTAACCGGTCCAGCACTGCTCAAAGTCCCTTCATATGTTATTTCACGAGGTAGAGTGGCTCTGTCAATCCCTGTTAATCCctttactttcatatcacattgAAATAATTTCAGAAATGCAAAATATACACTGTTTTAACTTGCTTTATGTCAATCGCAgccaacagtatttttcagttACATCGTGTTTCTGTCCGCCTTCTTCCAATTACACGCAAGGTGTTCAGAGCATGGAAGATAGCTAGTTTAGCACAGGTGGTCACCTCTGTCTTCCCAAAACACCAGCTGTAATATGGATATGACCGTGTgggaacaataacctaaaaacaAATTCCCACTGATATGAAAGATACCGTTCCGTACGTTTCCAAAACCGTTCCGTAAGTGGTGCGTGTTTACGTTCAGAGTGTCGGGGCTCTTAATAAAAGTTCCCCGGGGAGAAGATACGTTAATCAATAGGCGCCAAAGGCATGTATGGTCTATGGATCGGATAGGGCTGTCCACGCCTACAACCAGAGCAGAGGTACAACTTCTATTGAGAGCTATTATACCAGATGTATCACTATGACCTAAGTGGTAAGACAAATGCACATTTGTACCGAAGACAGATTGTCAAGGAAAGCAATAGTGGCGATTATCTGGTGACAGTtccacctccaccacccaccAAATTCTAAACTCCAAGACTGGATGTGTTTTGATGGTGTGTGTCATGTGTATTTGCTGCAGATGGAGATAGTGGCCTCATCTCAGAGTTCACAACCATTTACAGAGTTAAACCACTGCTCTCGCGAGATCCAAGGGCTCATGCAATGGGTCTTATGAAACTGTTTCACGGATCTCGCGTGAATACGCCACTGACGGCAGTGAAATTGAGGCAGGGGTGAGAGGTACCCATGAGATGTTTTGAGAATTTTTatacaattatttatttaaataaaaatggCCGCCGTAGAGAGCGGAGACGAGAGACTGTAAGTGTGAATTACACGTATTCACCATTTCAATGTCGAGTTAGATGAATGTTCAAGTCGTTTAAAATGTATTGCTGTATTTAGCTAAAGTAATGCGTTGTATGTTTGTTATGAACTGGTCAGCAGGCAAGCTTACTGAAAGAGGCGTTCTGAGTACGTCACCAAATTATACAGAAATAAGTATTCCCCTACTTTAGCAGATCATCATAGATGAGCAAGGAAATGGTCTCCGTTAGATTGCTGTCGTGTGTGTGTCATTTTCTGACCTCTGAAAACACAGCCTGTAGATTTGTAAATATATTTACTGTCAACAAAAATATATCCAGTTGTGTTGTGTTTGCACTCTATTTGTCCACATCCTCCACCCTCATAACCAATTTGGCTTGCTGGCTAAATAGCTGGATAGGATGTAGCGTCATCTGGTTACACATGTGGCCATTTGACGTGGTAATTTTGCGACAGAATAGCCACATATCATTACTGTGTTGTTATGACGtaaaccatttatttattttctttacgTAGAAACATGTTTGTTTGGTTATGACGACCGTTATCATCTAGCTAAATACTAGAGCAATCTGACATGAGTTGGCCCATTTTCTAGAATAACAAATAATGTTATGGAGCAATCAAGGTATTGCTTTAATAGCATGAAGGACTGAGTATCATCTGGCAGAAAATTATATTGATGTACCGTGAAAATAAATGGCCCGTATTTTCGCTACACTGGCATCTggtacaaaaacaaacaaaaaatgtattataaataTTCTTTATATGCATTACAATTATTCAGTTAGGTTGAAGTGAATAGCATATTGTGATGTAGCTGCTGCTGTAGGCTACTTCTAACTTTACTGTTGTGTAGATCAGAATAATGATAAGATGTAAGATGCTAGTGTGTATGTGGACCGACCATGTGCAGTTCAAAATATTCGAACCATTCACATCTCTTGCCTCGTGGCTTCTCTGACTGGCTGCGTCATTCGATATGCCTGCTATCGGGAAGGCGCTTATTTCCACAGTGAGTAGAATATGGTTCAGCCCAGTTCAGGCAGACTGAAGGTTTGGTCCTTaatgccatatatatatatatatatttcacataCGTGAAGAAACAGCACAACACAATATTTTCccccaattttttattttatttatttttttaatatttttttttttaggaccTTTGTGAATAGTGAGTTGGCAGTGAGTTGGTTGGGAGCAAGCTGAGGTTTGTAATTTATCTGTGACTTTTTTGTTTAAAACATGTTGTACTCTTATCGGCATTGAAGATAAGTTAAATTCttggaactttcaataaattccctggttttccccaAAAAAACTTGGTTGGAGGAAACTGGATtccctgcttattccctccagCTTCCGGGAATCCTCAAACTGGGATTTCAGAAAaaacagggaatttattgaaatttACAGTACATTTGTTGGGGGGCAACCCTAGCTAAGGATAGCCATTCTCcatattttctggtctgatgagcTGAGACCAtacctctgctctgcctctcccccTCATGACTAACGTTGTCTTCCACAGCAGTGAGGAGAAGAGTGAAGATGCCAACCAGGATCAGAGCTCCAACGACAAGGACCCTAAGACACACAGCAAGCCAAAGAAGGTGAGGTGGGAGCggagggatatggagaaggaGAGGCTGGAGTCTTCATCCACCACCACtatgtcctcccctcctcatcctccagtcCAGCAGCCCAGTGCGCAGCTGGCTGAGGCGGGGCCCTCGGTGCCCATGGTTACTGCAGTTGGTGAGGCCTCGGGTCTCTCTGAGTCCCCTGCTTCGCCCAAACAGAGGAGGTCCATAATCAGGGACCAAGGTCCGCTCTACGACGACCCCTCTCTACCCCAGGGCTGGACACGTAAACTCAAACAACGCAAGTCTGGGCGGTCCGCCGGGAAGTTTGACGTCTACTTGATGAAGTGAGTAGGCTATGAGAGAGAACCATATCAAGAATTGTCTCTCAAAAGCATATCTGAAATAATGTCATGATATGATCATATTAAATATAATACAGAGAGATGTGATACAGAGAGATGTGATACAGAGAGATGTGATACAGAGAGATGTGATACAGAGAGATATGATACAGAGAGATATGATACAGAGATGTGATACAGAGAGATGTGATACAGAGATGTGATACAGAGAGATGTGATACAGAGAGATATGATACAGAGATGTGATACAGAGAGATGTGATACAGAGATATGATACAGAGAGATATGATACAGAGATATGATGAGATATGATACAGAGAGATATGATACAGAGATGTGATACAGAGATGATACAGAGATATGATACAGAGAGATATGATACAGAGATGTGATACAGAGATGATACATGATACAGAGATGTGATACAGAGATGTGATACAGAGAGATGTGATACAGAGAGATATGATACAGAGATGTGATACAGAGAGATGTGATACAGAGATATGATACAGAGATATGATACAGAGAGATATGATACAGAGATGTGATACAGAGATGTGATACAGAGATATGATACAGAGATATGATACAGAGATATGATACAGAGATATGATACAGAGATATGATACAGAGATATGATACAGAGAGATATGATACAGAGATATGATACAGAGATGTGATACAGAGAGATATGATACAGAGATATGATACAGAGATATGATACAGAGATATGTGATACAGAGATGTGATACAGAGATGTGATACAGAGATGTGATACAGAGATATGATACAGATAGAGAGTGTTTTTCAGGACTGGTTTAATGTGACtgaactttagagtgttttacaGGACTGGTTTGAGGTTGATGGAAATACAAAAATGGATTACActtcacaaagtattcagaccctttgactttttccacattttttaacgttacagccttattctaaaatagattttttattttgattCCTTGGTAATCTACACACATTAACCCATAATGGcagagcgaaaacaggtttttagacattttgcaaatctattaaaaatgtaaaataccttattaacataagtattcagaccctttgctatgagactcataaTTGAGGTCAGATGCATcatgtttccactgatcatccttaagatgtttctccaacttgattggagtccacttgtggtaaattcaattgattggacaagatttggaaaggcacacacctgtctatataaggtcccactgttgacagtgcatttcagagcaaataccaagccatgatatcgaaggaattgtccgtagagctccgagacaggattgtgtcgaggcacagatctggagaagggtaccaaaacatttaattGGGGaatagtttggaaccaccaagactcttcctagagctgtctgcctagccaaactgagcaatggggAGAGAAGGGTCTTGgcgagggaggtgaccaagaatccaatgttcactctgacagagctccagagttcctctgtggagatgtggagaaccttccagaaggacaactatctctgcagctcttcaccaatcaggcctttacggtaaagtggccagacggaagccattcctaagttaaaagcacatgacagcccgcttggagtttgccaaaaggcacctaaagactatcagaccatgaaaaacaagattctccgatctgatgaaaccaagattgaactgtttggcctgaatgccaagtgtcaggtctggaggaaacttggcaccatccctacggtgaagcatggtggtggcagcgtcatgtgtgaggatgtttttcagcagcagggacagggagactagtcagtatcgaggcaaagatgaacagggcaaagtacagagagctcgttgatgaaaacctgctccagagtaatcaggacctcagacttgggcgaaggttcaccttccaacaggataacgacccaaAGCACGCAGCcaatacaatgcaggagtggcttcgggacaagtctgtgaatgtctttgagtggcccagccagagcctggacttaaacccgatcggacatctctggagagacctgaaaatagctgtgcagcgacgctccccatccaacctgacagagcttaacaggatctacagagaagaatgggagaaactccccaaatacaagtgtgccaagcttgtagagtcatacccaagaagaatcaaggctgtaatcgctgccaaaggtgcatcaacaaagtactgagtaaagggtctgaatacttaagtaaatgtgatttttctgttTTTTAAGTTGACaaagtttttgcttcgtcattatgggttattgtgtgtcgattgatgagttaaaaaaaatgtagtccattttagaataaggctgtaacctaagaaaatgtggaaaaagttcaaGGGGTTTGAATTTGTTCCGAAGGTACTGTGTATTTTTCTGAATCTGGAGATATTTGCTCAGTTCATACTGGTACTCGTACCTGCCCACCTTATATTTCAccacacttacagttgaagtcagaagtttacatacaccttagccaaatacatttaaactcagtttttcacaattcctgacattcaatccgagtaaaaattccctgtcttgagccagttaggatcaccactttattttaagaatgtgcaatatcataataatagtagagagaatgattgatttatttcagcttttatttctttcatcacattcccagtgggtgagaagtttacatacactcaattaatatttggtagcgttgcctttaaattgtttaacttgggtcaaacgtttcgggtagccttccacaagcttcccacaataaggtggaggaattttggcccattcctcctgacagagctggtaaccgagtcaggtttgtaggcctccttgctcgcacactctttttcagttctgcccacacattttctataggattgaggtcagggctttgtgatggccattccaataccttgacattgttgtccttaagccattttgccacaactttggaagtatgcttggggtcattgtccatttggaagacccatttgcaaccaagctttaacttcctgactgatgtcttaagatgttgcttcaatatatccacataatttctctttcctgatgatgccatctattctgtgaagtgcaccagtcccttctgcagcaaagcacccccacaacatgatgctgccacccccgtgcttcacggttgggatggtgttcttcggcttgcaagcctccccctttttcatcaaacataatgatggtcattatggccaaacagttctatttttttttaatcagaccagaaaagatttctccaaaaagtacgatatttgtccccatgtgcagttgcaaaccgtagtctggctttgttatggtggttttggagcggtggcttcttccttgctgagcggcctttcaggttatgtcgatataggactcgttttactgtggatatagatacttctgtacctgtttcctccagcatcttcacagggtcctttgctgttgttctgggattgatttgcacttttcgcaccaaagtacgttcatctctaggagacagaacgcgtctccgtcctgagcggtatgacagctgcgtggtgtCATGGTGTTTTACTTGTGTACTATtggttgtacagatgaacctggtaccttcaggcgtttggaaagtgcttccaaggatgaaccaaactcgTGGAGGttaacaatgttttttctgaggtcttggctgatttctttggattttcccatgatgtcaagcaaagaggcactgagtttgaaggtaggccttcaaatacatccacaggtacacctccaattgactcaaatgatgtcaattagcctatcagaagcttctaaagtcatgacatcattgtctggagttttccaagctgtttaaaggcacagtcaacttagtgtatgtaaacttctgacccactggaattgtgatacagtgaattataagtgaaataatctgtctgtaaacaattgttggaaaaaattacttgtgtcatgcacaaagtagatgtcctaaccgactaaactatagcttgttaacaagaaatgtgtggagtggttgaaaaacgagttttaatgactccaacctaagtttatgtaaactagttttaatgactccaacctaagtgtatgtaaactagtgttaatgactccaacctaagtgtatgtaaactagttttaatgactccaacctaagtgtacgtaaactagttttaatgactccaacctaagtgtatgtaaactagtgttaatgactccaacctaagtgtacgtaaactagttttaatgactccaacctaagtgtgtgtaaactagtgttaatgactccaacctaaggacATTTAAGTTAGatgtttaatgactacaacctaagtgtttaaacagtgttaatgactccaacctaagtgtatgtaaactagttttaatgactccaacctaagtgtatgtaaacttctgacttcagctgtatcTTTACAGACGTTTACTGTTAGGACCTTTACAGAAATTACATTTACAGATCGATTTACCGTTAAGGACATTTACAGTTAGGATGTTTACAGGGCAGTTTACATTTAGGACATTTACAGTTAGGATGTTTACAGGGCACTTTACATTTAGGACATTTACAGTTAGGATGTTTACAGGGCACTTTACATTTAGGACATTTACAGTTAGGATGTTTACAGGGCAGTTTACATTTAGGACATTTACAGTTAGGATGTTTACAGGGCAGTTTACATTTAGGACATTTACAGTTAGGATGTTTACAGGGCACTTTACATTTAGGACATTTACAGTTAGGATGTTTACAGGGCAGTTTACATTTAGGACATTTACAGTTAGGATGTTTACAGGGCAGTTTACATTTAGGACATTTACAGTTAGGATGTTTACAGGGCAGTTTACATTTAGGACATTTACAGTTAGGATGTTTACAGGGCAGTTTACATTTAGGACATTTAGAGTTAGGATGTTTACAGGGCACTTTACATTTAGGACATTTACAGTTAGGATGTTTACAGGGCACTTTACATTTAGGACATTTACAGTTAGGATGTTTACAGGGCACTTTACATTTAGGACATTTACAGTTAGGATGTTTACAGGGCAGTTTACATTTAGGACATTTACAGTTAGGATGTTTACAGGGCAGTTTACATTTAGGACATTTACAGTTAGGATGTTTACAGGGCAGTTTACATTTAGGACATTTACAGTTAGGATGTTTACAGGGCAGTTTACATTTAGGACATTTACAGTTAGGATGTTTACAGGGCAGTTTACATTTAGGACATTTACAGTTAGGATGTTTACAGGGCAGTTTACATTTAGGACATTTACAGTTAGGATGTTTACAGGGCAGTTTACAGTCGGGACGTTCGTTGTGATTTCAGCCCAGAGGGGAAAGCCTTCCGTTCCAAGGTGGAGCTGATTGCCTTCTTCCAGAAGGTAGGAGACACCGCCACCGACCCCAACGACTTCGACTTCACCGTGACAGGGCGTGGCAGTCCCTCCCGCCGCGAGAAGAGACCCCCAAAGAAACCCAAGGTGATGAAACCGTCAGGGAGGGGCCGGGGTCGGCCGAAGGGGAGTGGGAAGTTACGGCCGGCCATGGAGGGCGTGGCAATGAAGCGTGTGGTGGAGAAGAGTCCTGGGAGGCTCTTGGTCAAAATGCCTTTCAGCGCATCCAAGGCATCTGAAGTGGCGGGGCAGCCGCCATCGCAGGTCGTAGTCGCCAAGATGCGCCCGGCGCGGAAAAGGAAGGCGGACACACAACCGCAGACTGCTCCGAAAAAGCG from Oncorhynchus tshawytscha isolate Ot180627B linkage group LG22, Otsh_v2.0, whole genome shotgun sequence carries:
- the LOC112261508 gene encoding methyl-CpG-binding protein 2-like isoform X1; amino-acid sequence: MAAVESGDERLSEEKSEDANQDQSSNDKDPKTHSKPKKVRWERRDMEKERLESSSTTTMSSPPHPPVQQPSAQLAEAGPSVPMVTAVGEASGLSESPASPKQRRSIIRDQGPLYDDPSLPQGWTRKLKQRKSGRSAGKFDVYLMNPEGKAFRSKVELIAFFQKVGDTATDPNDFDFTVTGRGSPSRREKRPPKKPKVMKPSGRGRGRPKGSGKLRPAMEGVAMKRVVEKSPGRLLVKMPFSASKASEVAGQPPSQVVVAKMRPARKRKADTQPQTAPKKRGRKPGLVSAAVGAAGSSTSSYAAAAILAAEAKRKAQKESSTKPVQQTALPIKKRKTRETVEESRDIPAIAGAGIGTGSAVVVAAAERTDQGQKDQGQKLPKSPGRKHKDSPVTAGLTAEDSGGASVWSSGGASGGGSSSSSVTTPKSPSHKRKERTPHKHLHHHHHRRHSQSSVVEDPPPSPSQRPPHHHRRHSPSSVVEDHPPPPSQRPPHHHRRHSHSSVVEDHPPPSQRPPLTTTVATVHPL